Proteins encoded in a region of the Campylobacteraceae bacterium genome:
- a CDS encoding nitroreductase family protein, whose protein sequence is MTYDNFKNLVKTTRSTRRFLPNIEIKKEELEEIIDLVRVTSSAKNMQPLKYVTVTNKDLVKKIATTAKWAAHLSLWNQKEEEQPSAFIIVINDSSIDGFAMVDCGISLQTIILGLKIKGYAACPMASLDKELCIKEFSLGKNLKPMLAIAIGKEAEVLNIVVPKDDTNYYRNEKDEHCVPKRELNDVLLGSF, encoded by the coding sequence ATGACCTACGATAATTTTAAAAACTTAGTTAAAACCACAAGAAGTACACGAAGATTTTTACCAAATATTGAAATAAAAAAAGAAGAACTTGAAGAAATAATTGATTTGGTACGCGTAACATCAAGTGCTAAAAATATGCAACCCTTAAAATATGTTACTGTTACTAACAAAGATTTGGTTAAAAAAATCGCAACTACTGCTAAATGGGCAGCGCATCTATCTCTTTGGAATCAAAAAGAAGAAGAACAACCTTCTGCTTTTATTATTGTAATTAATGACAGTAGTATTGATGGTTTTGCTATGGTTGATTGTGGTATTAGTTTACAAACTATTATCTTAGGTCTTAAAATAAAAGGTTATGCTGCTTGTCCTATGGCATCACTAGATAAAGAATTATGTATAAAAGAATTTTCTTTAGGAAAGAATCTTAAACCAATGTTAGCTATTGCTATTGGAAAAGAAGCTGAAGTACTTAATATTGTAGTGCCTAAAGACGATACGAACTATTACAGAAATGAAAAAGACGAACACTGTGTTCCAAAACGAGAACTTAATGATGTATTATTGGGATCTTTCTAA
- a CDS encoding MarR family transcriptional regulator yields the protein MDLDEINNSIIRHKNKSPQTYDKVLDVAIPFYIAHKKLTEELCIMHESKYSISNTQLDVLSSLKLVGDENYILSPTKLYSTMVFSSGGMTKVLKKLEEKEYITRVDNQNDKRSKLVQLSKKGEILLNKALKDVVDLEKDFFSPLDEKEQKTLKELIYKVLKDK from the coding sequence ATGGATTTAGATGAAATAAACAACAGTATAATCAGACACAAAAACAAATCACCCCAGACCTATGATAAGGTCCTAGACGTTGCAATACCTTTTTATATAGCGCATAAAAAATTAACCGAAGAATTATGTATTATGCATGAATCAAAATATTCTATTAGTAATACGCAACTAGATGTTTTGTCTTCATTAAAACTTGTAGGCGATGAAAATTACATATTATCTCCCACAAAATTGTACTCTACTATGGTTTTCTCATCAGGAGGAATGACCAAAGTATTAAAAAAACTCGAAGAAAAAGAATATATAACAAGAGTAGATAATCAAAATGATAAAAGATCTAAACTGGTTCAATTAAGTAAAAAAGGTGAGATATTATTGAATAAAGCATTAAAAGATGTAGTGGATTTAGAAAAAGATTTTTTTTCACCCTTAGATGAAAAAGAACAAAAAACCTTAAAAGAACTAATTTATAAAGTACTAAAAGACAAATAA